In Blautia wexlerae DSM 19850, a single window of DNA contains:
- a CDS encoding TIM-barrel domain-containing protein translates to MANQEEVRDVYGYFEQKGNALCYRYEAERVRIEPWGADSLRVRAWKTAEMDPADWALIKPEKEITPEIEVREDGATIRNGKIRAEINLIGKIAFYNQKGELLLDEYVRNRKDMFGNTCSSLEVEAREFKPITGGDYRLTMRFVSTPEEKIYGMGQYQQPYLDVKGADLELAHRNSQASVPFMLSSLGYGFLWNNPAVGRVNFGKNITTWEAFSSKKLDYWITAGDTPAEIEEAYANATGKVPMMPEYAMGFWQCKLRYQTQEELLEVAREYKRRNLPISVIVVDFFHWPMQGEWKFDPTYWPDPDAMIKELKDMGIELMVSIWPTVDYRSENFNEMKSKGLLIRVDSGYPISMDFQGNTLHYDATNPEAREYVWEKAKKNYYDKGVKVFWLDEAEPEYTVYDFENYRYHLGPDIQVGNIYPVMYAKTFFDGMKAEGQENIINLLRCAWAGSQKYGALVWSGDIKSSFPSMKNQVAAGLNMGIAGIPWWTTDIGGFFGANINDPEFHELLVRWFEYGCFCPVMRLHGYRWPLQPQYGTTGGATCVSGAPNEVWSYTDQVCEILSDYLRLRERMLPYITELMEEAHEKGTPVMRPLFYDFPEDKESWNVETEYMFGPKVLVKPITDADARETDVYLPGGASWTNAWTGETFEGGQKVHVAAPIEQIPLFTRDGYKLPMK, encoded by the coding sequence ATGGCAAATCAGGAAGAAGTAAGAGACGTATATGGGTATTTTGAGCAAAAAGGAAATGCGCTGTGCTACCGTTATGAGGCTGAACGGGTAAGAATTGAGCCGTGGGGTGCTGACAGCCTTCGTGTACGTGCATGGAAAACCGCAGAGATGGATCCGGCAGACTGGGCATTGATCAAACCAGAGAAGGAAATCACACCGGAAATCGAAGTTCGCGAAGACGGAGCAACGATCCGTAATGGTAAGATCCGTGCAGAGATTAATCTGATCGGTAAAATTGCATTTTATAATCAGAAAGGAGAACTTTTACTGGATGAGTATGTCCGCAACAGAAAAGATATGTTCGGAAATACCTGCAGTTCTCTTGAAGTAGAAGCCAGAGAATTTAAGCCTATCACAGGTGGGGATTACAGACTGACAATGCGTTTTGTTTCCACACCGGAGGAGAAAATATATGGTATGGGCCAGTATCAGCAGCCATACCTTGATGTAAAGGGAGCTGATCTTGAACTGGCACACAGAAATTCACAGGCAAGTGTTCCGTTCATGCTTTCTAGTCTTGGATATGGATTCTTGTGGAATAATCCGGCTGTAGGACGTGTAAATTTTGGCAAAAATATTACAACATGGGAAGCATTTTCTTCCAAGAAACTGGATTATTGGATCACAGCAGGTGACACACCGGCCGAAATCGAAGAAGCTTATGCAAATGCAACAGGCAAAGTTCCGATGATGCCGGAATATGCAATGGGATTCTGGCAGTGCAAACTTCGTTATCAGACACAGGAAGAACTTCTTGAAGTAGCAAGAGAATATAAACGCCGTAACCTCCCGATTTCTGTAATAGTTGTTGACTTCTTTCACTGGCCAATGCAGGGCGAATGGAAATTTGACCCGACATACTGGCCGGATCCGGATGCAATGATCAAAGAACTGAAAGATATGGGAATTGAACTGATGGTTTCCATCTGGCCGACAGTAGATTACAGAAGCGAGAATTTCAATGAAATGAAGAGTAAAGGTCTTCTGATCCGCGTAGATTCCGGATATCCGATATCCATGGATTTTCAGGGAAATACACTTCATTACGATGCAACTAATCCGGAAGCACGTGAATATGTATGGGAAAAAGCAAAGAAGAATTATTATGATAAAGGTGTAAAAGTATTCTGGCTGGATGAAGCAGAACCGGAATATACAGTTTATGATTTCGAGAATTATCGTTATCATCTCGGACCGGATATTCAGGTTGGAAATATTTATCCTGTTATGTATGCAAAGACATTTTTTGATGGAATGAAAGCAGAAGGACAGGAGAACATTATCAATCTTCTCCGCTGCGCATGGGCCGGTTCACAGAAATATGGTGCACTGGTCTGGTCCGGAGACATCAAATCTTCCTTCCCGAGTATGAAAAATCAGGTTGCAGCAGGTCTTAATATGGGAATTGCAGGTATTCCGTGGTGGACAACAGATATCGGCGGATTTTTCGGAGCAAATATAAATGATCCGGAATTCCATGAACTTCTGGTCCGTTGGTTTGAATATGGATGCTTCTGTCCGGTTATGAGACTTCACGGATATCGCTGGCCGCTTCAGCCTCAGTATGGTACAACTGGTGGAGCTACATGTGTATCAGGAGCACCAAATGAGGTATGGAGTTACACAGATCAGGTTTGTGAGATTCTGTCAGATTATTTGAGATTAAGAGAGCGCATGCTTCCATATATTACAGAATTGATGGAGGAGGCTCATGAAAAAGGAACTCCTGTTATGCGTCCGCTGTTCTATGACTTCCCGGAAGACAAAGAAAGTTGGAATGTAGAGACAGAGTATATGTTTGGACCAAAAGTTCTGGTAAAACCGATCACAGATGCAGATGCACGTGAGACAGATGTATATCTTCCTGGTGGAGCCTCCTGGACAAATGCATGGACAGGTGAAACCTTTGAAGGTGGACAGAAAGTACATGTGGCAGCACCGATCGAGCAGATTCCATTGTTTACAAGAGATGGTTACAAACTGCCGATGAAATAA
- a CDS encoding carbohydrate ABC transporter permease encodes MDNMTGAEKAKEIRNSIFALLIAFIFLFPIYWLIQISFKSDAETFGKVLTYFPHDFTFEPWLENLTDKTFLISLKNSFLNGLLTMAIALVLGVPAAYGMGRYRVKGGNVFLLTFLISQMLPPSLTLTPMYLIFSKLGFLGNHLTAPVAIAASSIPFVIVTLRPYFRSIPVSLDEAARLDGCGSVKAFLMVMLPAVKTGIITIMVISFLNGWNDLVYSMTFNVAEIMRPLTANIYKFQSAYGTRWNCIMAYGAILVLPVILMFIFLQKYIVGGLVAGAVKD; translated from the coding sequence ATGGATAATATGACAGGTGCTGAAAAGGCAAAAGAGATCAGAAATTCGATATTTGCACTTCTTATTGCATTTATCTTCTTATTTCCGATTTACTGGCTGATACAGATTTCATTTAAGTCAGATGCAGAAACATTTGGAAAGGTTCTTACCTATTTTCCACATGATTTCACCTTTGAACCGTGGCTGGAAAACTTAACAGATAAAACGTTTCTGATATCTTTGAAAAACAGTTTTCTTAATGGACTTTTGACAATGGCAATTGCTCTGGTACTCGGTGTCCCGGCAGCATATGGAATGGGAAGATACAGAGTAAAAGGTGGAAATGTTTTCCTTCTTACATTTCTGATTTCACAGATGCTTCCTCCATCCCTGACATTGACCCCAATGTATCTGATTTTCAGTAAATTGGGCTTTCTTGGAAATCATCTGACAGCTCCGGTTGCGATTGCAGCCAGTTCTATACCGTTTGTAATCGTAACATTGAGACCTTATTTCAGAAGTATTCCGGTATCATTGGATGAGGCCGCAAGACTGGATGGATGCGGATCGGTAAAAGCATTTCTTATGGTTATGCTTCCGGCAGTAAAAACAGGAATTATTACTATTATGGTTATTTCATTCCTGAACGGCTGGAATGATCTGGTATATTCAATGACATTTAATGTTGCAGAGATAATGAGACCTTTGACAGCGAATATTTATAAATTCCAGAGTGCATATGGTACAAGATGGAACTGTATCATGGCTTATGGTGCAATACTGGTACTTCCGGTAATTCTGATGTTTATTTTCTTACAGAAATATATTGTAGGCGGTCTTGTCGCAGGTGCGGTAAAAGACTGA
- a CDS encoding carbohydrate ABC transporter permease, with protein sequence MAAKSRTMAQQKTKEAYCFIVPAFIYMILVLGYPIVYNIILSLKDVNVKNLKSGTSVFVGLQNYIDLFHDPTFLLVLRNTFIFTIACLIFQFTIGFAFAMFFNQKFKLAGPIRGLILVSYMMPMAVTGLLGKNIFSNAGLINDLLGKIGISGPEWLVNTSTALIAVIIMNCWVGIPFNMLLLVSGLTSISPDVYESASMDGANWGQRFLFITLPLMKESILAVLMLGFIYTFRAFDLMYIMTAGGPLNSTDVLGTYSYMLSFTQFNFSKGAAVAMVLFACLFLIGLFYLKLLSKEEEEG encoded by the coding sequence ATGGCAGCAAAGTCTAGGACTATGGCGCAGCAAAAGACAAAAGAAGCATACTGTTTCATTGTACCTGCATTTATTTATATGATCCTTGTGCTGGGATACCCGATCGTTTATAACATTATTCTCAGTCTTAAGGATGTAAATGTAAAGAACCTGAAATCAGGAACTTCCGTATTTGTCGGATTACAGAACTATATTGATTTATTCCATGATCCGACATTTCTTCTGGTTCTGCGCAATACATTTATTTTTACAATAGCTTGTCTTATTTTCCAGTTTACCATCGGATTTGCATTTGCGATGTTTTTCAATCAGAAATTTAAACTCGCAGGTCCGATCAGAGGTCTGATTCTTGTCAGCTATATGATGCCAATGGCAGTAACTGGTCTTCTTGGTAAAAATATCTTTTCCAATGCAGGTCTTATCAATGACCTGCTTGGAAAAATCGGAATCAGCGGTCCGGAATGGCTGGTTAACACCAGCACAGCTCTGATTGCAGTAATTATTATGAACTGCTGGGTAGGTATTCCGTTTAATATGCTCCTTCTTGTATCAGGACTTACAAGTATTTCACCGGATGTATACGAGAGCGCATCCATGGATGGAGCAAACTGGGGACAACGTTTTCTTTTTATAACTCTTCCCCTGATGAAAGAGTCAATTCTTGCAGTACTGATGTTAGGATTTATCTATACATTCCGTGCATTTGACCTGATGTATATCATGACAGCCGGAGGTCCGTTGAATTCAACAGATGTGCTGGGAACATATTCTTATATGTTATCATTTACACAGTTTAACTTTTCAAAAGGTGCGGCAGTTGCAATGGTACTGTTTGCATGCCTGTTCCTTATTGGTCTGTTCTATCTGAAACTGTTATCAAAAGAAGAGGAGGAAGGCTGA